ttattctgaggcggttagttgtgaagactcagaaaagtggatgtttgctatgcaataggagatggaatcactacacaaaaataaaacatgggatcttgtgaaacttcctaaaggtaaaaaggtgtttaagaagaaagaagggactccaagagttgaagaacccagatataaagcaaggcttgttgcaaagggttacagtcaaattccaggagtggacttcacagatatgttctctccagttgtgaaACATAGTTcaattcgagctttgcttggtattgtggccatgcatgatttggagcttgagcagttagatgtaaaaactgcatttttgcatggaaaacttgaggaggatatttacatgcaacaaccagagggttttacagtctcagaaaaagaggactatgtttgcttgctgaaaaagtccctttacggtttgaaatagtcaccaagacagtggtataagaggtatgattcatttatgatttctcatgattttaaaagaagtagctttgacagttgtgtttactttaagaaaaacagtgatagttcttttgtgtatctactcctttatgttgatgacatgttgatagcagcgaaagataaaggagagataagaaaggtcaaagtccaactaaatgaagaatttgagatgaaagacttgggaccagcaaagaagatacttggtatggagattttcagatatagaaaaataagtaaattgtacctaagtcaaaaggggtacattgagaaagttctttgcagattcaatatgcagaatgctaagcctgttagtactcctttagcagcccatttctgactttcatcagctttgtctccacaatcagatgatgagattgagtacatgtcacatgttccatactctagtgcagtaggatctctcatgtatgccaaggtttgttcacgtccagatttatcatatgcagttagtgcagttagcagatacatggtgaatcccaataaagaacattggaaagcagttcagtgggttttaagatacttacgaggtactaccgatgtttgcttatagtttggaagaattagagatggagtcattgggtatgttgatgctgattttgctagagacctcgatagaagaagatctctcacaggttatgtctttacaatcggaggttgtgcaattagttggaaagccactttgcaaactacagtcgctttgtctaccactgaagctgagtacatggcgattactgagccTTGtgaagaagctatttggttgaagggactctttagtgaactcaatgaagaccttcaaatcaatacagtattttgtgacagtcagagtgccatcttccttataaaagatcaaatgtttcttgAGAGagcaaaacacattgatgttcggtatcattttgttcgtgatattatttctcgtggtgatattgttgtgagaaaaaatagtactcatgaaaatcctgcagatatgatgactaagtcacttcctataaccaagtttgagcactgcttagacttggttggtgttcattgttgaaaataaacccttaaggggttttatggaagaggtggagaaactTGTTCATTTAGAGTTcgtgatgaagaacttgttcattaagaatttgtgtcaatgtggagattgttagaattaagtgacccaaattcttatttaaattaaatacagtggtaaaataaaataaaagaaaaatccctatagaattatacttcttttattttattttagaataaggttttgtaaaccttattaaactccatctatttgatattattagaataaggagtttcactactattagaataaggtttacaagcctataaataggcatagtctactcctcttgtaattaattcgaattctgcatagtgaattttcttctcctctgcccgtgatttttttccgaaagggtttccacgtaaaatctgtgtgtactttatttttctatttcttttgtttttttgagatatattgtcattaccaatattatatttttctcagaTGATATGATAAATTAATGATTTCATAAATTTGAAGTTTATTCCTCTGCATTGCCTATCACATCCTAATGTTTATATTTGTCACCTTTCTGAAAAGGATTTATCACAGTTTTctaattaattagtaaaaacaATATTAGTTGGATTCTACTTTAGATGAAAGGAATGCATTGGATGTCTCCGTTTcgacttttgtttcatttaaacCTCAAGAAGTACAATGAATATTAAGCTGAACTTTAATTACTtcataaaacaacttttaaaaaatttcttttttgtatttttaatttacgaACTCTTTTATAAATAATGATTTCCCTTTTTGAAATGTTGATACGGGAAAGTAGATTTTGCTCCGTGACTCCTATTAATCAGGTAAAAAGTTAGTGTGGCTTCGTGCTAGATTTTAGTTGTTTAATCAGATCAAGGtatatttctatcattttgGGTAGAAAATTACAGTAATAGTTTAGAGTTCTGTTTAGCCAGAGCTTATCTGAGGAAATAAAGCCGCAAATTTGTTATATGAAAGGAATCAAATGTCACGTCACTTTTTTTAGGGTAATTCACTAGTAGGGCCATAAAACCCTGCCCTGCTTTTATGCCCATATTTCATGACAGCACAAAAATATCTTCTGCAATCTCAAAGATGCTACCACTAAACTTTCTgtttgaaaagatgaaaaaaggTAACGAAACGTGTTCCTCTTTTGATAAAACCTCGGATTTATCAGTCTGGTGATAAATTGaatatcaaatttgttattaaaacaGGATTAGACAAAAAGCTTCCCCAAAATAAGGGTCTCTGGATTATTATCTGTGTCTTGTCTATTTTCTAAACCAACAATAATTGAAATTAACTTTGAGGTGGGAAATGAGATTGAAAACTAAACCTTGATTCACAAGTTGATATTGTATTACATATACACAACAGTTCACACAAACACAAATTTGATATTCCCTCAATACAGTTCACAACGTAACCTGCTATCTTACATATCTTTCATCTTATACTTATCTTCTCTGTAGTGTTTTCATGAGAAGTAGTAGCCTCCCCCATATGATGAGAAATTAAGGTAAGTTACTTTGAGTTGAGGCATAGTTGTTGACAAGAGCCAGGGCATTGCTTGTCAAATGTGCAATTTTAACAATCCTTTTCCTTACCATAGTCTTTACATTTCCATTCATGGACTTTCCTGCAAATCCATCCATGCAAGTATCTTCATCTGTCAGCGCTGCACTAACCCAAGTTTGAATATCACTCATTGTAAGCGCAAAATTTGAGCGGCTAATGTGACCAAGTTCCTCTATAGACTGTTGAAGCTCATCAACAGAGTCACCGATCACCTCAATGCAATCTGCCATGGCAGCAGCTACCCTAGGCCTCAAACCGTGGATTGTAGAGATCTTCACCATCAACCTTGAAGTTGATTTGCTGGCCTTGAGGGTAACATTAAGGGCAGTATCCACTAACAATCTGGGGCtagttttgattttgtttgcATAGATTGAGAGTGAGCGATAGCACAGTCTGGGATAAGTTGTGGAGCTGCATGAAGATTTGATGTACTCAATGTTTCTTTGTTTGTCAAATGGTGCATCAGCTAAGCTCAAGACCATGTTAGTAGTGAATTGAAGGGTAATAAGCAGGATTGGGATTACCTTCCAATGGCGTAAAGATGAACCTTCCATTTTCTCTCTCTCTGTCTCGTTTATGATTTTAGAGATGGGAGATAAGGGTCGATTTATAGATAGTCCAAATTTTTTGTGGTTCCCACAAATGAAGGATGGACAAGCCTCATATTAAGCGGAATAATAAAACAAGGGTTTAGCccctcaatttaaaaaaaacaaaaacaattaaatcctgtttttttttcaagcactctaatttttaaaatatataaaaaaacctcaaaattaaaaaaaaaagtaattaagcctctgctttttttttttgcacttatTTGGATACTTGAATTgccaaaatgtatcaaaaaagCTCTTTTACCATTAACTTTAATAGTTGACCATTAAAATTAACCGCCCCTaagttttttcaattaaagtcacAACGTGTCACAATCACGGCATGACAtgtaataaaaatgataaaaataaaaatcaataaaagttataaaattattaaattttaataaaatagaaaaatagaaaaatttataaaatttataaaatttataaaaattgtaaaaatatatatataaaatatatagaaatataaaattttataaagtcgtaagaaaattataaaaaatgtaaaaatatataaaattcataaaaaaattataaaatttatcgtaccaaaagaaacattttaaaatttttatataacatttattgatttttatttattatcatttttgcCACATGTTACATTGTATTTCGACACGTGAtggctttaactgaaaaaatttgGGGTCGTTAACTTTAACAGTCAACAGTTGAAGTTAATGTTAATGGTTAAAGGGcatttttgatgcattttatatatattttttatttttataatttttttactttttttctaatttataatatattttaaatatttttatatttttattaaatttaatatttttatattttatatttttataattcttttaccACATGTCACGTCGTGATTGTGACATAGGATAgctttaattcaaaaaaaaattaggggcagTTAACTTTAGCGATCAACTATTAAAGTTAACGATCAAAGGgcattttttttatacattttaacaGTTGAAGTACCCAATTTAGTGCAAAAAAATGTAGGggcttaatttcttttttttttttttttgtaaaagctTGAGGgcatttttaatgcattttaaaagtttaagtaccTAATTGAGTGCAGAaaaaaaaaggacttaattacttttttgaaaaaatttgagggTTCTTAACACCTTTAAACCTAAGACAAGAAAAGATGCCTATAAaccattaaaatcaatattacACTATGTCCCAAGTGAAATAGTAAAGAATTTATGATTAagtttttagttaaaatgaatttcgaagttttaaatttgagcCTAAACAAtctcaatcttttatttttaaaaaattaatatattactttatacttatatttagtttgaatgttcaatttggtatt
The Gossypium raimondii isolate GPD5lz chromosome 8, ASM2569854v1, whole genome shotgun sequence DNA segment above includes these coding regions:
- the LOC105792107 gene encoding 21 kDa protein, translated to MEGSSLRHWKVIPILLITLQFTTNMVLSLADAPFDKQRNIEYIKSSCSSTTYPRLCYRSLSIYANKIKTSPRLLVDTALNVTLKASKSTSRLMVKISTIHGLRPRVAAAMADCIEVIGDSVDELQQSIEELGHISRSNFALTMSDIQTWVSAALTDEDTCMDGFAGKSMNGNVKTMVRKRIVKIAHLTSNALALVNNYASTQSNLP